The following are from one region of the Nostoc cf. commune SO-36 genome:
- a CDS encoding class I SAM-dependent methyltransferase, with product MTRLESDLLDKIRQQFDSSPYPRIPLDKSPKNNSNELYIHNLMTPVYLRNQKVIDTKGKVILDAGCGSGYKSLILAEANVGAKIVGIDISGESIKLAQQRLEHHGFDNVEFIVLSIEELHKLDYQFDYINCDELLYLFPDPAVALQAMKSVLKPDGIIRSNLHSSLQRFNYFCAQKLFTMMGLMNENPAELEMDIVVETMKALKDNVTLKARTWNANYEGEEGKERILMNYLFQGDKGYTIPDMFTALKSADLEFISMVNWRQWDVKDLFKEPDNLPAFLGMSLPDISIEERLELFELLQPIHRLLDFWCGHPDRPQTFVPFAEWTDSDWQVATVHLHPQLKTPKFKEDLLACATECRIFDVSQHLSQIGQFVSIDSAMAVCLLPLLDQPQPMMSLVERWKQFRPLNPVTSQPTNDEQAFQLMQKMLLTLEGFDYLMLER from the coding sequence ATGACCCGTCTAGAATCTGATTTATTAGATAAAATTCGTCAGCAATTTGACAGTTCCCCCTATCCCAGAATACCTCTAGATAAATCTCCTAAAAATAATTCAAATGAACTATATATTCATAACTTAATGACTCCTGTTTATTTGAGAAACCAAAAAGTTATAGATACCAAAGGAAAAGTAATTTTAGATGCAGGATGTGGCTCAGGTTACAAATCGCTAATTTTGGCTGAAGCAAATGTAGGAGCTAAAATAGTTGGCATCGATATATCAGGAGAATCGATTAAATTAGCACAGCAACGCCTGGAGCACCACGGCTTTGACAATGTGGAATTCATTGTTTTATCAATAGAGGAATTACATAAGTTAGATTACCAATTTGACTATATTAATTGTGATGAACTGCTATATCTTTTTCCTGATCCTGCTGTCGCCTTACAAGCAATGAAATCAGTTTTAAAGCCTGATGGGATTATTCGCAGCAACTTGCATAGTTCACTACAGAGATTCAATTACTTTTGCGCTCAGAAACTCTTTACAATGATGGGTTTAATGAATGAAAATCCAGCAGAATTAGAGATGGATATTGTCGTCGAAACAATGAAAGCTTTGAAAGATAATGTCACTCTTAAAGCTAGAACTTGGAATGCTAATTATGAAGGAGAGGAAGGAAAAGAAAGAATTTTAATGAATTACTTGTTTCAAGGAGACAAAGGCTACACTATCCCTGATATGTTCACAGCTTTAAAATCTGCTGATTTAGAGTTTATCAGTATGGTGAACTGGCGACAGTGGGACGTTAAAGATTTGTTTAAAGAACCAGATAATTTACCTGCTTTTCTGGGGATGAGCTTACCTGACATTTCTATAGAAGAGCGGCTAGAGCTATTTGAACTATTACAACCCATTCATCGACTGCTAGACTTTTGGTGTGGTCATCCCGACCGACCACAGACTTTTGTACCTTTTGCCGAATGGACTGATTCTGATTGGCAAGTAGCAACTGTGCATCTTCATCCTCAGTTAAAAACGCCTAAGTTTAAGGAAGACCTTCTAGCCTGTGCTACAGAGTGCAGAATATTTGACGTTAGTCAACACTTATCGCAAATTGGACAGTTTGTCAGTATAGATAGCGCAATGGCTGTTTGTTTACTACCTTTACTAGACCAACCTCAGCCAATGATGTCCCTAGTGGAGCGCTGGAAACAATTTAGACCGCTAAACCCTGTAACTTCACAGCCTACAAATGATGAACAAGCTTTTCAATTGATGCAAAAGATGCTCTTGACCCTAGAGGGTTTTGATTACCTCATGCTGGAGCGTTAA
- a CDS encoding class I SAM-dependent methyltransferase: protein MPEIKLHIGGKQRHPDWKIFDVEPRPEVDYVGNASDLSQFENNSIAAIYASHVLEHFYHSIDNELINTLTEWYRVLKPGGQLFISVPDLKKMCWLYLHPQFTVFDRLHLMRIIFGAQSNIYDVHKVGFDFEILGIYLEECGFTEYQQVDNFDLFNDCSTIRILDTLISLNFIVQKSISLEQT from the coding sequence ATGCCAGAGATTAAACTTCATATTGGTGGAAAACAAAGACATCCAGACTGGAAAATATTCGATGTTGAACCTCGTCCAGAAGTAGATTATGTTGGTAACGCATCTGATTTAAGTCAATTTGAAAATAATTCAATAGCCGCAATTTATGCCAGTCATGTCCTAGAACATTTTTATCACTCAATAGATAATGAGTTAATTAATACATTAACTGAATGGTATCGTGTTCTAAAACCAGGTGGTCAACTTTTCATTAGTGTTCCTGACTTAAAAAAAATGTGTTGGCTTTATCTTCATCCGCAATTTACGGTATTTGATCGTTTACATTTAATGCGGATTATATTTGGGGCACAAAGCAATATATATGATGTTCATAAAGTAGGATTTGATTTTGAAATATTGGGCATATATTTAGAAGAATGTGGCTTTACAGAATATCAGCAAGTAGATAATTTTGATCTATTCAATGATTGCAGCACAATACGTATTCTAGATACACTCATCAGTCTGAATTTCATTGTTCAAAAATCAATATCTTTAGAGCAAACTTAA
- the trxB gene encoding thioredoxin-disulfide reductase yields MANTTVENLVIIGSGPAGYTAAIYAGRANLKPVVFEGFQAGGLPGGQLMTTTEVENFPGFPQGITGPQLMDQMKAQAERWGAELYTEDVISVDLSQRPFTVRSQEREIKTNSIVIATGATAKRLGLPSEHEFWSRGISACAICDGATPIFHGAELAVIGAGDSAAEESIYLTKYGSKVNMLVRTDKMRASKAMQDRVLSNPKIQVHWNTEAVDIFGNGHMEGVKVRNTKTGEESKLHAKGLFYAVGHSPNTSLFKGQLELDEIGYVVTKHGSVETSVEGVFAAGDVQDHEFRQAITAAGTGCMAAMLAERWLSSSGLIQEFHQQPETADNELEHQPAKKTEAEEEAGFNLSETRHQGGYALRKLFHESDRLLLVKYVSPGCGPCHTLKPILNKVVDEFDSKIHFVEIDIDKDRDIAENANVTGTPTVQLFKDKELVKEVKGVKQKSEYRQLIESNL; encoded by the coding sequence ATGGCTAACACAACTGTAGAAAACTTGGTAATTATTGGTTCTGGCCCAGCAGGGTACACAGCTGCCATTTATGCCGGACGTGCTAACCTGAAACCCGTTGTATTTGAAGGTTTCCAAGCCGGGGGTTTACCTGGTGGGCAACTAATGACAACAACAGAAGTTGAGAATTTTCCAGGGTTTCCCCAGGGGATTACCGGGCCGCAACTGATGGATCAGATGAAAGCTCAGGCGGAGCGCTGGGGGGCTGAACTATATACTGAAGATGTTATATCAGTTGACTTGAGTCAGCGTCCATTTACAGTGCGATCGCAAGAAAGAGAAATTAAAACCAACAGCATCGTCATTGCTACGGGTGCAACAGCAAAACGTTTAGGTTTACCCAGCGAACATGAATTTTGGAGTCGGGGTATTTCCGCTTGTGCGATTTGCGATGGTGCAACACCGATTTTTCACGGTGCAGAATTGGCTGTAATTGGTGCTGGCGACTCGGCGGCGGAAGAGTCAATTTACCTCACCAAATACGGTTCTAAGGTAAATATGTTAGTACGCACCGATAAAATGCGGGCTTCTAAAGCTATGCAAGACCGCGTTTTGAGTAACCCAAAAATCCAAGTACATTGGAACACAGAAGCCGTGGATATTTTCGGTAACGGTCACATGGAAGGGGTGAAAGTCCGCAATACCAAAACTGGTGAAGAGAGCAAACTGCACGCTAAGGGTTTATTCTACGCCGTTGGTCACAGTCCCAATACCTCTCTATTTAAAGGACAATTAGAACTGGATGAGATAGGTTACGTTGTCACCAAGCATGGTTCTGTAGAAACCAGTGTAGAAGGCGTTTTTGCTGCTGGCGACGTGCAAGATCATGAGTTTCGGCAAGCAATCACGGCTGCGGGTACTGGCTGTATGGCGGCGATGTTAGCAGAACGCTGGTTGTCATCCAGTGGCTTGATTCAAGAATTCCATCAACAGCCAGAAACGGCAGATAATGAATTAGAACATCAGCCAGCTAAAAAGACTGAAGCAGAGGAAGAAGCTGGATTTAATTTGAGTGAGACGCGCCATCAGGGAGGTTATGCTTTACGGAAATTGTTCCATGAAAGCGATCGCTTACTCCTTGTTAAATATGTCTCTCCTGGCTGTGGCCCTTGTCATACCCTGAAGCCAATTTTAAATAAAGTGGTGGATGAATTTGACAGTAAAATTCACTTTGTAGAAATTGACATCGACAAAGACCGAGATATTGCTGAAAATGCTAATGTGACAGGAACACCAACAGTTCAATTATTCAAAGATAAGGAGCTGGTGAAAGAAGTTAAAGGTGTGAAGCAAAAGAGCGAATACCGCCAATTGATTGAAAGTAATCTGTAA
- a CDS encoding putative toxin-antitoxin system toxin component, PIN family — MKVVIDTNVLVSAVLKGRVPRDVIQFIFDNPDWQWIASEEIIVEYKEVLSRSKFKLTDEVRCEWFKIIDTFLTLIDVNFEVDFPRDRKDAKFLACAMAAEADFLITGDSDFNQAQTLVNTTIISVSLFNRLVCDVGG, encoded by the coding sequence ATGAAAGTTGTTATTGACACGAATGTTTTAGTTTCTGCTGTCCTTAAGGGTAGAGTACCAAGAGATGTTATTCAGTTTATTTTTGATAATCCAGATTGGCAATGGATAGCTTCTGAAGAAATTATTGTGGAATATAAAGAAGTTTTAAGTCGCAGCAAGTTTAAGTTGACAGATGAGGTGAGATGTGAGTGGTTTAAAATTATCGATACATTTCTAACACTAATTGATGTCAATTTTGAAGTTGATTTTCCCAGAGATAGAAAAGATGCAAAGTTTTTAGCTTGTGCTATGGCAGCAGAGGCAGATTTTTTGATTACGGGTGATTCTGATTTTAATCAGGCGCAAACTTTAGTAAATACAACGATTATTTCTGTATCTTTATTTAACAGGTTAGTTTGCGATGTCGGGGGGTGA
- a CDS encoding ABC transporter permease has product MAITKRRLPTFLQFGKSLNLSQKLMLIGLAITLFFIFLAFFAPVFQAWGWLQNPKDFLSNPIHEPPSAKHWFGTSRLGYDVFSRTLFGAQAALQVVILATALSMIIGVPLGMLSGYLGGKLDKVLLFIMDSIYTLPGLLLSVTLAFVVGRGILNAAIAISIAYIPQYYRVVRNHTVSVKTEVFIEAAQAMGASTWVVLSRYLFFNVIQSVPVLFTLNAADAILVLGGLGFLGLGLPEEVPEWGHDLKQALEALPTGIWWTTLFPGLTMTFMVVGLSLLGEGLNEFVNPRLRRENRIRK; this is encoded by the coding sequence ATGGCCATTACAAAACGGCGACTACCGACATTTTTACAGTTTGGCAAAAGTCTCAATCTTTCGCAAAAACTCATGCTCATTGGGTTAGCCATTACCCTATTTTTCATCTTTCTGGCATTCTTCGCTCCCGTATTCCAGGCTTGGGGATGGCTGCAAAACCCTAAAGATTTTCTCTCTAATCCAATTCACGAGCCACCCTCAGCTAAACATTGGTTTGGTACTAGTCGTTTGGGTTATGATGTGTTCTCCCGGACGCTGTTCGGCGCTCAAGCTGCTTTGCAGGTGGTGATTTTGGCAACGGCGCTGAGTATGATTATCGGTGTGCCTTTGGGGATGCTGAGTGGTTATCTCGGTGGAAAATTGGATAAAGTGTTGCTGTTTATTATGGATAGCATCTACACTCTACCGGGACTACTGCTATCTGTTACCCTGGCGTTTGTGGTGGGGCGTGGGATATTAAATGCAGCGATCGCTATTAGCATTGCTTACATTCCCCAATATTACCGCGTTGTTCGCAACCACACCGTGAGCGTGAAAACTGAAGTGTTCATCGAAGCTGCTCAAGCAATGGGTGCTTCCACTTGGGTTGTACTTTCTCGTTATCTATTTTTTAACGTCATTCAAAGTGTACCCGTCCTCTTCACACTCAACGCTGCTGATGCAATTTTGGTGTTGGGCGGTTTGGGTTTTTTGGGGCTAGGACTTCCCGAAGAAGTGCCAGAATGGGGACACGATTTAAAGCAAGCCCTAGAAGCTTTACCTACTGGCATTTGGTGGACTACACTTTTCCCTGGTTTAACGATGACATTCATGGTGGTAGGGTTATCACTACTCGGTGAGGGGTTAAATGAATTTGTCAATCCCCGTTTACGGAGAGAAAATAGAATCCGAAAGTAA
- a CDS encoding ROK family protein produces MTNDKLQVIGIDVGGTAIKLGRFTPDGTCLQSLTVAAPQPTTPEAVLAVLVDAIAQIDPDNQAVAIGVGTPGPSDAAGRIAKIAINLPGWIDVPLADWLEAKIGKPTAIANDANCALLGEAWLGAGRHFQNLILLTLGTGVGGAIILNGKLFIGHQGAAGELGLISLNPDGPICNSGNRGSLEQYACATAIRRRTLKEPIELGFLAQQGDATALTFWQEYGKYLGIGLTSLIYVLTPQAIVIGGGISGSFEFFIPTVKAEIEKRVQPLSRVDLQILPAELGNFAGIVGAAKLAWQRYSEC; encoded by the coding sequence ATGACAAATGACAAACTTCAAGTAATTGGCATTGATGTGGGGGGAACAGCAATTAAGCTGGGGCGTTTTACACCCGACGGTACTTGTCTGCAATCCTTGACTGTGGCGGCTCCCCAACCGACAACACCAGAGGCAGTACTGGCGGTGCTTGTAGATGCGATCGCACAAATTGATCCAGATAATCAAGCTGTGGCTATTGGTGTTGGTACTCCTGGCCCATCCGATGCAGCAGGACGCATTGCCAAAATCGCCATTAACTTACCTGGATGGATCGATGTGCCTTTAGCAGACTGGTTAGAAGCTAAAATTGGCAAACCGACTGCGATCGCTAATGATGCTAATTGCGCTCTTTTAGGAGAAGCTTGGCTGGGAGCCGGTCGCCATTTTCAAAATCTGATTCTGCTAACTTTAGGTACTGGGGTTGGTGGTGCCATTATCCTCAATGGCAAACTATTTATTGGACATCAAGGAGCCGCCGGGGAATTGGGTTTAATTTCATTAAATCCTGATGGCCCAATTTGTAATAGTGGCAATCGAGGTTCTTTGGAACAATATGCTTGTGCTACTGCAATTCGCCGCCGCACTCTCAAAGAACCTATCGAATTAGGTTTTCTCGCCCAGCAAGGAGATGCCACAGCATTGACTTTTTGGCAAGAATATGGTAAGTATTTGGGGATAGGATTGACGAGTTTAATTTATGTACTCACACCGCAAGCGATCGTGATTGGTGGGGGTATCAGTGGCAGCTTTGAATTTTTCATACCAACAGTGAAGGCAGAAATTGAGAAGCGAGTGCAGCCTTTATCACGAGTGGATTTACAAATATTACCAGCAGAGTTAGGCAATTTTGCGGGGATAGTAGGTGCAGCAAAGTTGGCATGGCAACGCTATTCGGAATGTTAG
- a CDS encoding Uma2 family endonuclease, which produces MNTVVLNLEPIAHLTDEQFYQLCIANSDLSLEMNAAGELIIVPPVGGESGNQEADLITDLNNWNRQAKLGKVFSSSTIFILPNGAKRSPDASWVKLERWEALTLEQRKKFPPLVPDFAIELRSETDRLAPIQAKMKEYIENGLRLGWLINPQDKQVEIYRLEKAVEVIQMPAILSGEDILPGFEFQV; this is translated from the coding sequence ATGAATACTGTTGTGCTTAATCTAGAACCGATTGCTCATTTAACCGACGAACAGTTTTATCAATTATGTATTGCTAATAGCGATTTAAGCCTGGAAATGAATGCAGCAGGAGAATTAATAATTGTGCCACCAGTAGGAGGAGAAAGCGGAAATCAAGAAGCAGATTTAATTACAGACTTGAATAATTGGAATCGTCAAGCTAAATTAGGGAAAGTTTTTAGTTCTTCAACTATCTTTATACTTCCAAATGGTGCAAAACGTTCCCCTGATGCGTCTTGGGTAAAGTTGGAACGGTGGGAAGCTTTAACACTAGAACAACGAAAAAAATTTCCGCCACTTGTACCCGATTTTGCAATTGAACTGCGTTCCGAAACAGACCGTCTTGCACCTATCCAAGCGAAAATGAAGGAATACATAGAAAATGGTTTGCGTTTAGGTTGGCTAATTAATCCTCAAGATAAGCAAGTGGAAATTTATCGACTCGAAAAAGCTGTAGAAGTTATTCAAATGCCGGCGATTCTTTCTGGAGAGGATATATTACCTGGATTTGAGTTCCAAGTATAG
- a CDS encoding CTP synthase: MTKFIFVTGGVVSSIGKGIVAASLGRLLKSREYSVSILKLDPYINIDPGTMSPFQHGEVFVTQDGAETDLDLGHYERFTDTSMSRLNCVTTGSIYQAVINKERRGDYNGGTVQVIPHITNEIKDRILRVAKSTNPSVVITEIGGTVGDIESLPFLEAIRQFRKEVGRQNVLYMHVTLVPWIASAGEMKTKPTQHSVKELRSIGIQPDILVCRSDRPLPKGLKQKLSGFCDVPEECVITSQDAKSIYEVPLNLEREGMAEQVLNLLQMEQRKPDLTQWQTLVQRLHSPKHEVEIAIVGKYVQLSDAYLSVVEALNHAAISTYGKLRLRWINSEDLETGLAETYLKGVDGVVVPGGFGVRGVDGKIAAIKYARDRQIPFLGLCLGMQCSVIEWARHVGGLTGANSAEFDPYTTDPVINLLPEQQEVVDLGGTMRLGLYPCRVLPDTLAFKLYQEDVIYERHRHRYEFNNAYRDLLLKSGYVISGTSPDGRLVEIVELTKHPFFLACQFHPEFQSRPSSPHPLFKGFIQTAIALSNSTSDTPTPLEVS; this comes from the coding sequence ATGACTAAGTTTATCTTTGTTACTGGAGGCGTAGTTTCCAGTATTGGTAAGGGCATTGTAGCAGCAAGTCTAGGGCGTTTGCTCAAGTCGCGCGAATATTCGGTGTCGATTCTCAAACTTGACCCTTATATCAATATCGATCCTGGGACGATGAGTCCCTTTCAGCATGGGGAAGTATTCGTTACCCAGGATGGTGCGGAGACAGATTTGGACTTGGGGCATTACGAACGCTTTACCGATACCTCAATGTCGCGTTTGAACTGTGTTACTACTGGCTCGATTTACCAGGCAGTCATCAATAAAGAGCGGCGCGGAGACTACAATGGCGGTACTGTACAGGTAATTCCTCATATTACCAATGAAATTAAAGACCGCATTCTACGAGTTGCTAAAAGCACAAACCCTTCTGTAGTGATTACAGAAATTGGCGGGACGGTGGGAGATATTGAATCACTACCGTTTTTGGAAGCAATTCGCCAGTTCCGCAAAGAGGTAGGACGGCAGAATGTGCTGTATATGCACGTAACGCTAGTACCGTGGATTGCTTCGGCGGGTGAAATGAAAACTAAGCCGACACAGCATTCAGTTAAAGAACTGAGATCCATTGGTATTCAACCAGATATTTTAGTTTGTCGGAGCGATCGCCCCTTACCCAAGGGATTAAAGCAGAAATTATCGGGATTTTGCGATGTGCCGGAAGAATGCGTCATCACTTCTCAAGATGCCAAAAGTATCTATGAAGTACCGCTGAATCTAGAACGGGAAGGAATGGCAGAACAAGTGCTGAACTTGCTGCAAATGGAACAACGTAAACCAGATTTGACGCAGTGGCAAACCTTGGTACAACGTTTACATAGTCCCAAGCACGAGGTAGAAATTGCCATTGTTGGTAAATATGTGCAGTTAAGTGATGCCTATTTATCTGTAGTGGAAGCACTAAATCATGCTGCAATCTCCACTTATGGCAAACTGCGCCTGCGTTGGATAAATTCAGAAGATTTGGAAACTGGATTAGCCGAAACTTATCTTAAAGGTGTCGATGGGGTAGTTGTGCCAGGAGGTTTCGGGGTTCGGGGAGTGGATGGCAAAATTGCCGCCATTAAATACGCCCGCGATCGCCAAATTCCTTTTTTAGGTTTATGCCTGGGTATGCAATGTTCTGTGATTGAGTGGGCTAGGCACGTAGGCGGATTAACAGGTGCTAACAGTGCCGAATTTGACCCTTATACAACTGATCCGGTAATTAATTTATTGCCAGAACAGCAAGAAGTAGTGGATTTAGGGGGTACAATGCGCTTGGGACTATACCCTTGTCGTGTTCTCCCTGATACTTTAGCTTTTAAGCTCTATCAAGAAGATGTGATTTATGAGCGACATCGACATCGCTATGAGTTCAATAATGCTTACCGCGATTTGTTGTTAAAGTCTGGCTATGTGATCAGTGGTACTTCTCCCGATGGACGCTTAGTTGAAATTGTGGAATTAACCAAGCACCCATTCTTTCTTGCTTGCCAATTTCATCCAGAATTTCAATCACGCCCGAGTAGCCCTCATCCCTTATTTAAAGGGTTTATTCAAACAGCGATCGCTCTTTCTAATTCAACATCTGATACACCTACACCATTGGAGGTATCATAA
- a CDS encoding N-acetylmuramoyl-L-alanine amidase, which translates to MKKLFGLVVLGCILTSSVALAEPSLIVVFPQTNYQTSAQKIFFLGTAPPDGQVLINSKPITRSKAGHFSPSFPLQLGENLFTVRHDNQELQIKVTRLTTGAELPQGLAFAKDSLTPAVDIARLPGEIICFSAIAPPNANVSVKLANQTIGLSPQPQQAQLPSNLAALTGQNQPHAQSSVGKYEGCITLQQPDPAFSSLIYGNNIISGAVVPDSSKEVDLGQPQFQLTLNGKTITQPGTGKIQILSKAQLPVSEVTVESGVARTGPSTDYSRLTPLPKGTRATVTGREGEWLRLDYGAWINSKETRILPGAVPPQTIIRSVGYRQLPGATEIVFPLQVPVPVSVQQSEQALALTLYNTTAQTDIIRLDDDPLINRLDWQQEAPGQVKYTFNLKKAQQWGYKLRYDGTTLVLALRHPSKIGNTRRKLLANFKIVLDPGHGGKESGASGPTGYLEKDVNLVISKLLRDELVKQGATVVMTREDDREVSLVERQAIISQEEPAIALSIHHNSLPDNGDAEKTKGFGTFWYHPQAHSLAIFLQNYVVKNLGRPYYGVFWNNLALTRPADAPSVLLELGFMSNPDEFEQVVNPQEQKKMAKAIAQGITEWFRSVK; encoded by the coding sequence GTGAAAAAGCTTTTTGGATTAGTAGTACTAGGCTGTATTCTTACCTCCTCCGTAGCATTGGCAGAACCATCTCTTATAGTCGTTTTTCCCCAGACAAACTACCAGACAAGTGCCCAAAAAATTTTCTTTCTGGGCACTGCACCACCAGATGGTCAGGTTTTGATCAATAGTAAGCCAATTACCCGCAGCAAAGCAGGTCATTTTTCCCCAAGTTTCCCCTTGCAGTTGGGGGAGAATCTTTTTACTGTGCGTCACGACAATCAAGAACTCCAGATTAAAGTGACAAGGCTTACCACTGGGGCTGAGTTACCACAAGGGTTAGCCTTTGCTAAAGATTCACTGACTCCCGCAGTTGACATTGCCAGACTACCGGGAGAAATAATTTGTTTTAGCGCGATCGCACCCCCTAACGCTAATGTCTCTGTCAAGTTAGCTAATCAAACTATTGGCCTTTCACCCCAACCCCAACAGGCACAACTACCAAGTAATTTGGCAGCTTTGACAGGGCAAAATCAGCCTCATGCCCAGTCTAGCGTAGGAAAGTATGAGGGTTGCATTACACTGCAACAACCTGATCCTGCTTTTTCATCCCTAATTTACGGTAACAACATCATTTCTGGTGCTGTTGTCCCAGACTCAAGTAAAGAGGTAGATTTGGGACAACCTCAGTTTCAACTGACGCTCAATGGCAAGACGATAACTCAACCAGGGACTGGTAAAATTCAAATCCTTTCAAAAGCACAGTTGCCAGTTTCTGAGGTTACAGTAGAGTCAGGGGTGGCTCGCACTGGCCCAAGCACCGATTATTCTCGACTCACGCCACTGCCCAAAGGCACACGCGCAACAGTTACAGGTAGGGAAGGTGAATGGTTGCGCCTAGATTATGGCGCTTGGATTAATAGTAAAGAAACCCGCATTCTCCCTGGTGCAGTTCCGCCACAGACAATCATTCGCAGTGTCGGATACCGTCAACTCCCTGGTGCGACAGAGATAGTTTTCCCTTTACAAGTTCCTGTACCTGTGAGCGTACAACAAAGTGAGCAAGCTCTCGCTCTCACCCTCTACAATACCACTGCCCAAACGGACATAATTCGCCTGGATGATGACCCCTTAATTAATCGTCTAGATTGGCAACAGGAAGCTCCAGGACAAGTAAAATACACCTTTAACCTTAAAAAAGCTCAACAGTGGGGATATAAGCTGAGATACGACGGTACTACCCTGGTTTTGGCTTTGCGTCATCCGTCTAAAATTGGGAACACAAGACGTAAGCTTTTAGCTAATTTTAAGATTGTACTAGATCCAGGGCATGGCGGTAAAGAATCTGGTGCCAGTGGCCCAACTGGATATTTAGAAAAAGATGTCAATTTAGTGATATCGAAGTTGCTGCGCGACGAGTTGGTGAAGCAAGGGGCAACGGTGGTGATGACACGAGAGGACGATCGCGAAGTTTCGCTAGTAGAACGTCAGGCAATTATCAGTCAAGAAGAACCTGCGATCGCTCTTTCCATACATCACAACTCTCTACCTGATAATGGCGATGCCGAGAAAACCAAGGGATTCGGCACATTTTGGTATCATCCCCAAGCCCACAGCCTCGCAATATTTTTACAGAACTATGTAGTCAAAAACCTCGGTAGACCTTATTATGGTGTGTTTTGGAACAACCTAGCGCTGACACGTCCAGCAGATGCGCCATCAGTGTTGCTGGAATTGGGTTTTATGAGCAATCCCGATGAATTTGAGCAAGTGGTGAACCCACAAGAACAGAAGAAAATGGCAAAAGCGATCGCTCAGGGGATTACTGAGTGGTTTAGAAGTGTGAAATAA